One window from the genome of Vanessa tameamea isolate UH-Manoa-2023 chromosome 13, ilVanTame1 primary haplotype, whole genome shotgun sequence encodes:
- the LOC113397936 gene encoding malate dehydrogenase, mitochondrial-like, translating to MFTRYLWNMGKEYLRITKTRVTQNCVGEHKHVLNRMRRPYSTCPAGMKITICGAAGCTGQPLALLLKQCPLLDEIALYDVCATCGYGMELSHVDTKCKVSSFSGRHMLCDALKGAKVVVIVARSQCDTFENNAPIVTEITLQICNICPDAFTIAATEPIESLVPLVSEIQRLRGMYNPRLLLGCVELNCVRANTVLANFMRVPPESVRVPVIGGATPKTMVPVLSAAIHPCTMSQEQTECVTSSIMSGNEAVCAAKCSCTETACLAGAYALARNTINVVKGLQGGRNIIQCAYVDSLGTCAPDCQFFASEVNLGPSGIEKNLGIPELSKFENCLLCNCLPYVRNEIAHAIWLVYTMCHQCCCSTCVAHPGTCFTPPIVPCVPPTNWTCDCPDTCRDEYLASICREMSCKCGSTELCWRPREADYNAARAANLKHQMPLKGLSCNVCNVPRSVRIDKELRNRFKDS from the exons atgtttacacgATATTTGTGGAACATGGGTAAAGAATATCTACGAATTACCAAAACTAGGGTAACACAAAATTGTGTCGGAGAACATAAACATGTCTTAAACAGGATGAGACGTCCTTATAGCACTTGTCCCGCTGGGATGAAGATTACAATTTGTGGAGCTGCGGGATGTACCG gTCAACCCTTAGCATTGCTTTTAAAGCAATGCCCTTTATTAGACGAGATAGCTTTATACGATGTCTGCGCCACTTGTGGTTACGGCATGGAACTAAGTCACGTCGATACTAAGTGCAAAGTGTCGTCATTTTCTGGACGTCATATGCTTTGCGATGCCCTTAAG ggCGCAAAAGTAGTCGTAATTGTTGCAAGAAGTCAATGTGATACCTTCGAAAACAATGCTCCGATCGTAACAGAAATTACACtgcaaatttgtaatatttgccCTGAC GCATTTACGATTGCAGCAACTGAGCCCATAGAAAGCTTGGTTCCACTAGTTAGTGAAATACAAAGACTGCGTGGCATGTACAACCCGCGATTGCTTCTGGGTTGTGTGGAGTTAAACTGTGTTCGAGCAAATACTGTGTTGGCGAATTTTATGCGAGTACCACCGGAATCGGTTCGTGTGCCCGTCATTGGCGGAGCTACACCTAAAACGATGGTCCCGGTACTTTCCGCTGCTATTCATCCATGTACCATGTCACAGGAACag ACTGAATGTGTGACATCGTCTATAATGAGCGGGAACGAGGCAGTCTGTGCAGCTAAGTGCTCGTGTACTGAAACAGCTTGTCTAGCGGGCGCATACGCTCTGGCAAGAAATACTATTAACGTTGTTAAGGGTCTGCAAGGTGGAAGAAATATCATACAGTGCGCCTACGTAGACAGTCTCGGCACTTGCGCTCCGGACTGTCAATTTTTTGCAAGCGAA GTTAATTTAGGACCTTCTGGAATCGAGAAAAATTTAGGTATTCCGGAACTATCCAAATTTGAGAACTGTCTTCTATGCAATTGCTTGCCATACGTTCGTAACGAGATAGCTCACGCTATATGGCTG GTATATACAATGTGCCATCAATGTTGCTGTTCCACCTGTGTGGCTCATCCAGGCACATGCTTCACGCCTCCTATCGTCCCATGTGTACCACCTACCAACTGGACTTGCGACTGTCCTGATACTTGTCGAGACGAATACCTAGCTtca ATATGTCGTGAAATGAGCTGCAAATGTGGAAGTACAGAACTGTGCTGGAGACCCCGGGAGGCGGACTACAATGCCGCGCGAGCTGCCAACTTGAAACATCAAATGCCATTAAAAGGACTTTCATGTAATGTTTGCAATGTACCAAGAAGCGTACGAATCGATAAAGAATTGAGAAATAGATTCAAAGATTCATAG
- the LOC135193605 gene encoding uncharacterized protein LOC135193605 produces MSEQEKKSGGSAIEGSVMMVEKTPGGRLKQPYRPNELQDNTDFHQKRPRAPIVPSVAEEMKYFTEDCTSNENEFKKRKEYEEVSYDKEKQSIAKKITSNTERREHSPESIILQSTELDRKKTTHGSIKPLVQPIPDVRSTTSGLIDSEKEATMKIDDGSITEEIEELQSPEVAKKHSDWSDDEEAGGLPRSDSRASRVSRMVRQFFCCGVSYEAPSEDNISTHRAFGQGI; encoded by the exons ATGTCGGAACAAGAGAAAAAGAGTGGCGGGAGCGCCATCGAAGGCTCTGTAATGATGGTAGAAAAGACGCCAGGTGGTCGGTTAAAGCAGCCCTATAGACCCAATGAGCTGCAAGATAATACTGATTTTCACCAGAAACGTCCCAGGGCTCCTATCGTACCTT ctgTTGCTGaggaaatgaaatattttactgaaGATTGTACCTCTAATGAAAATGAGTTCAAGAAAAGAAAGGAATATGAAGAAG tTTCTTATGACAAAGAAAAGCAAagtattgcaaaaaaaattacatcaaatacGGAGAGGCGGGAACACTCACCTGAATCTATTATCTTACAATCTACGGAACTTGATAGAAAG AAAACAACCCATGGATCCATTAAACCTTTAGTTCAACCCATACCTGATGTGCGATCTACAACATCAGGTCTTATTGATAGTGAAAAAGAAGCGACCATGAAAATCGACGATGGCAGCATAACAGAGGAGATTGAAGAGTTACAGTCGCCAGAAGTCGCTAAAAAACACTCTGATTGG TCGGATGACGAGGAGGCGGGCGGGCTGCCGCGCAGCGACTCGCGGGCTTCGCGCGTCTCTCGCATGGTGCGACAGTTCTTCTGTTGTGGAGTTTCTTATGAGGCTCCTTCCGAAGACAATATTTCGACGCATCGCGCTTTTGGTCAAGGCATTTGA
- the LOC113397937 gene encoding uncharacterized protein LOC113397937 — MENKKSPSNKKLISIQEEKLIRQVDYDSIAESSTRLPKKLFLEIFRKGSSCKNPSQKVLVSIKPKSPAIKTLFLAEKNKFQSKKHSTKAGSRLALGDYSSLTSHYSDNDSNTLNSTESINYLYRNRTRSEIIPNRASTTTTREDSTTGISKCINTESSSVCPPFYKNHSKQRFTEKCYVYTQPQFTMTIPKVSKTFQNNNRRSNKADIGTFVVTNSSSQDILTSTENINNLNKRLEQLERKVLRQQMLFRSFDPNISLSSSDEDSKARTMKKSSSHGRPGCSYVEYSQIPETSAFQRYSQQPAPLSASKATTIQKEHNSEQYGRDFTLYDGITARGRRQCASVPCKRDDGPRIAADRVHKIRHKLNPVRDYRLMDTVHYLAQGEFAPRDDGIKLTPSREAVLSDIIWEDVCRTHWPNTRLARRLAHSERYGPKSELQRLIDSLLRERVAHVERRRRRHYRIVKLNHRHENCRPMGKTGDIIVASHKKIPCNDDHDIVHGHTYTRISMQEGRHKKVLYPGKTHKSHDPVLQSEIRQRKQFTQEDCPPGPSYSTRHSRTNREPTCCYHTSSPSNQMGSSKPASSSIPGSIIQDLTSDSSNTNGKVRKKNPRLVIKKNSSRKKYKNEEPNLEHFILLPTLVVKTPSNMKRQKKFNELYHRILNVQFNKAKAVNKENEDLNSNQNKIGYGLNINDAVPNSEESIKKNNF, encoded by the exons atggaaaataaaaagtctccatcaaataaaaaattaatatctattcAAGAAGAAAAATTAATACGTCAAGTCGATTACGATTCTATTGCGGAATCTTCAACTCGTTTACCTAAAAAGTTATTTCTGG aaatattTCGAAAGGGGTCCTCTTGTAAGAATCCATCTCAAAAAGTACTTGTGTCTATAAAACCAAAATCTCCAGCgatcaaaactttatttttagccGAAAAGAATAAATTCCAGTCAAAGAAG catTCTACTAAAGCGGGTTCACGGCTTGCTTTAGGAGATTATTCATCGCTTACATCTC atTATAGTGACAATGATTCAAACACGTTGAATTCAACTGaatctattaattatttgtacagaAATCGTACAAGAAGCGAAATTATACCTAATAGGGCTTCAACGACTACGACAAGAGAGGATAGTACCACAggaatttcaaaatgtataaacacTGAGTCTTCATCTGTTTGTCCTCCTTTCTATAAGAACCATTCTAAGCAACGTTTTACCGAAAAATGCTATGTTTATACTCAACCACAATTTACCATGACAATCCCCAAAGtatcaaaaacatttcaaaataataatagaagatCAAACAAAGCTGATATTGGTACCTTTGTAGTAACTAATTCCTCTTCTCAAGATATATTAACCTCAactgaaaacataaataatttaaataaaagactaGAACAACTGGAAAGGAAAGTTCTCAGACAGCAAATGTTATTCCGTTCTTTTGATCCTAACATTTCATTGTCTTCATCAGATGAAGATTCCAAAGCTCGCACAATGAAAAAGTCATCAAGTCACGGGCGACCTGGATGTAGTTATGTAGAATATAGTCAAATACCTGAAACATCAGCATTCCAGAGATATTCTCAGCAACCTGCTCCTTTATCGGCCAGTAAAGCTACAACCATTCAAAAAGAACACAATTCAGAGCAATATGGTCGCGATTTTACTTTGTATGATGGCATTACAGCAAGAGGTAGACGTCAATGTGCATCCGTCCCTTGCAAAAGAGACGATGGGCCGAGAATAGCTGCAGATAGAGTTCACAAAATAAGACACAAACTTAATCCAGTCCGTGATTATAGACTTATGGATACAGTCCATTATTTAGCTCAAGGTGAATTTGCTCCACGTGATGACGGAATAAAATTGACACCTTCTCGAGAGGCAGTTTTGAGTGATATAATATGGGAAGATGTTTGTCGTACTCATTGGCCAAATACTAGACTAGCACGTCGGCTCGCTCACTCAGAAAGATACGGACCAAAATCAGAATTGCAGCGTTTAATAGATAGTCTACTCAGAGAACGAGTAGCTCATGTCGAAAGGCGAAGACGACGACACTACcgaattgttaaattaaaccaTCGTCACGAAAATTGTAGACCCATGGGTAAAACTGGAGATATAATAGTTGCTAGTCACAAGAAAATACCATGTAATGACGATCACGATATAGTTCACGGCCATACATATACAAGAATTTCAATGCAAGAAGGGCGACATAAGAAAGTTTTATATCCTGGTAAGACTCATAAAAGTCATGACCCTGTTCTTCAATCTGAAATAAGACAAAGGAAACAATTTACACAAGAAGACTGTCCACCAGGACCTAGTTATTCAACACGTCATTCCCGAACAAACAGAGAACCTACATGTTGCTACCATACATCAAGTCCCTCAAATCAAATGGGTAGCTCGAAACCAGCATCTAGTTCTATACCAGGAAGTATTATACAAGACCTAACAAGTGATAGCAGTAACACCAATGGCAAAGTTCGCAAAAAGAATCCTcgtttagtaattaaaaaaaattcatcaagaaagaaatataaaaatgaagaaCCTAATCTtgaacatttcattttattaccaACTTTGGTAGTTAAAACTCCATCTAACATGAAGCGCCAAAAGAAATTCAATGAACTATATCATCGAATACTTAATGTACAGTTTAACAAag ccAAAGCCGTTAATAAGGAAAATGAAGATCTAAatagtaatcaaaataaaataggatATGGTCTGAATATCAATGACGCAGTACCAAACAGCGAAGAaagtattaagaaaaataacttctga